One genomic segment of Chlamydiales bacterium includes these proteins:
- a CDS encoding aromatic amino acid transport family protein: MYVKKSRQLGGILLVSGTTIGAGMLALPVLTGMAGFYPSLLLFIFYWSMSLITAFLFLEANLWFPKPVNLVTISRYTLGRVGACVTWVFYLLLLYALTAAYLSASGSMFVELAAFLGFTDIPGWVQPLPFLLIFGLFIYLGTRHVDYLNRSLMIGLVIIYFLLVGLSSNTIDYVLLDRFEPKYLLGAIPVVVTSYGFHIIIPSLTTYLDRNVKALKRVIFIGSIIPLIVYLIWEYVVLGNVPVFGVFGLQEALQEGQTATYSLAGLLNNPLLATCARVFSFLAILTSFLGVGLSLSHFLSDGLKIKHTRSGKLISASCTFLPPLLFVFFYPRGFILALDYAGIFVAVLLGILPVMIVWKGRAQHKEDFVYKVGGGGFSFILPIIAYLFVIIIVIFNLRV, translated from the coding sequence ATGTACGTTAAAAAAAGCCGCCAACTTGGCGGCATTCTTTTAGTGTCTGGAACTACAATAGGAGCTGGTATGCTTGCTCTACCCGTACTCACGGGTATGGCAGGCTTTTATCCCTCACTTCTATTGTTCATTTTCTATTGGTCAATGAGCTTAATTACAGCCTTTTTATTTCTAGAAGCAAATTTGTGGTTTCCAAAGCCTGTAAATTTAGTAACAATATCTCGATACACCCTTGGAAGGGTTGGAGCATGTGTTACTTGGGTATTTTATTTATTATTGCTCTACGCATTGACAGCTGCCTATTTATCCGCAAGTGGGTCTATGTTTGTGGAGTTAGCTGCATTTTTAGGCTTTACAGATATTCCAGGATGGGTGCAGCCGCTACCTTTTTTATTGATTTTTGGGTTGTTTATCTATTTGGGTACTAGGCATGTTGATTATTTAAATAGATCCCTAATGATAGGGCTTGTGATTATTTATTTTTTATTAGTAGGTCTTTCTAGTAATACTATTGATTATGTTTTATTGGATAGGTTCGAGCCAAAATATCTTTTGGGAGCAATTCCTGTTGTTGTTACATCCTATGGGTTTCATATCATTATTCCAAGTTTAACAACTTACTTAGACAGAAATGTGAAAGCGTTGAAGAGAGTGATTTTCATAGGCAGCATAATTCCTCTTATTGTTTATCTTATCTGGGAGTATGTAGTACTTGGAAATGTTCCTGTTTTTGGTGTATTTGGGTTGCAAGAGGCTCTGCAAGAGGGACAGACAGCCACTTATTCTCTTGCAGGATTACTTAATAATCCCTTACTTGCAACGTGTGCGCGTGTTTTTTCATTTTTAGCAATTCTTACCTCATTTTTAGGAGTGGGTTTGAGCCTTTCTCATTTTTTGTCAGATGGCTTAAAAATTAAACATACAAGGAGTGGTAAATTAATATCCGCATCATGTACGTTTTTGCCCCCTCTACTATTTGTATTTTTTTATCCAAGAGGATTTATTTTAGCACTTGATTATGCTGGAATTTTTGTTGCAGTACTTCTTGGAATATTACCTGTGATGATAGTATGGAAGGGAAGAGCGCAGCATAAAGAAGATTTTGTTTATAAAGTAGGTGGAGGTGGGTTTTCATTTATTCTTCCTATCATAGCCTATCTTTTTGTTATTATTATTGTGATTTTTAACTTGAGAGTTTGA
- a CDS encoding aromatic amino acid transport family protein, which yields MKEKNIQKSRVLGAILLVAGNCIGAGMLALPVLTGPGGFTPAIIMFLLCWLFMTTTGLLLLEANLAIGENVSIITMAESTLGRAGKWIIWVVWALLFYSLLVAYVAASGALLASAIQAIIHVQVPDFLGSLIFVLFFGFLVYLGTQAVDYFNRFLMIGLVISYVCLISFGALDVKYELLERSEWSYTFFMLPILIISFGFHNIVPSLVPYLKGHARSLKWTLYAGSAIPLCIYLIWEWMVLGIVPVNGANGLVEALEKGSSATDALKSILGNSWIASMAEYFAVFALITSFLAVALSFVHFLADALKVKSQKRESKVLCALVFVPPFIFAVISPHVFLTALNYAGGVAVILFGIMPALMTWVLRYHKKSTHAILVPGGRFLLVIIILFATGVFLLELSSELGLLDTLKAWSLENVR from the coding sequence ATGAAAGAGAAAAATATACAAAAAAGTCGTGTTTTAGGAGCAATCTTATTGGTTGCTGGCAATTGCATTGGAGCGGGTATGCTAGCGCTTCCCGTATTGACGGGGCCTGGCGGTTTTACCCCTGCGATCATTATGTTTTTACTGTGTTGGTTGTTTATGACGACAACAGGCCTTTTACTTTTGGAGGCAAATCTTGCCATCGGTGAAAATGTAAGCATTATTACAATGGCAGAATCTACCCTTGGAAGGGCTGGAAAATGGATTATTTGGGTTGTATGGGCTCTTCTTTTCTATTCATTGCTAGTAGCCTACGTTGCTGCAAGCGGCGCACTTCTTGCAAGTGCGATTCAAGCAATTATCCACGTACAAGTTCCAGACTTTTTGGGCAGCCTTATCTTTGTCCTCTTTTTTGGCTTTCTTGTTTATCTTGGAACACAAGCTGTAGATTATTTTAACCGTTTTTTGATGATTGGCCTTGTAATTTCCTATGTGTGTCTGATTAGTTTTGGAGCACTCGATGTGAAATATGAACTTCTTGAAAGAAGTGAATGGAGTTACACATTTTTTATGCTTCCGATTTTAATTATATCATTTGGCTTTCACAACATTGTACCGAGTTTAGTGCCTTACTTAAAAGGGCATGCAAGGTCTTTGAAATGGACGTTGTATGCAGGAAGCGCAATCCCTTTATGCATTTATCTTATTTGGGAGTGGATGGTTCTTGGAATAGTGCCAGTAAATGGTGCAAATGGTCTTGTTGAGGCTTTAGAAAAGGGAAGTTCTGCAACAGATGCGCTTAAGAGTATTCTTGGAAATTCTTGGATTGCAAGTATGGCGGAATATTTTGCAGTCTTTGCTTTGATTACTTCGTTTTTGGCGGTGGCTCTAAGTTTTGTGCACTTCTTAGCAGATGCTTTGAAAGTGAAAAGTCAAAAGCGAGAGAGTAAAGTGCTGTGCGCACTTGTTTTTGTACCTCCATTTATTTTTGCAGTTATAAGCCCGCACGTATTTTTAACAGCGCTGAATTATGCGGGCGGTGTTGCGGTTATTTTATTTGGAATTATGCCCGCGTTGATGACATGGGTTTTGCGTTATCACAAAAAAAGCACTCATGCTATCCTGGTACCAGGAGGGCGTTTCTTATTGGTTATTATCATCTTATTTGCAACGGGTGTGTTTCTTTTAGAACTTAGTAGCGAACTTGGCTTGTTAGATACTCTTAAAGCATGGAGCCTTGAAAATGTACGTTAA